From Streptomyces chrestomyceticus JCM 4735, one genomic window encodes:
- a CDS encoding FkbO/Hyg5 family chorismatase yields MTDVALSPDTLDVEFRKRTEAPAPDFPGVHTLGVVEYGPRPAGPSLTHRGVELTVPMAAAEADGFAEVWTTTRPVRTGYHRGIHYAYDGEHLFCAGHLPAARSYARKTEEAYTALLELAGELGYHSLFRMWNFIGRINEDNAERLEVYRDFCLGRATAFEKSRYPLRRLSAATGIGALGEGISFCALSAKSGICTPLENPRQIAAYHYPPKYGPKSPSFARATHVRHTAAATGTAEDAPPPQDAPTHDRLYVSGTASIVGHASVHAGRIEEQVRTTLDNIAGVIGDANAAAHGLAHGYRLTDLYRAKVYVRHAEHLDAVRRLCAEAFAPEAEIAYLNVDICRSDLLVEIEGIAR; encoded by the coding sequence ATGACAGACGTCGCTCTTTCTCCCGACACCCTTGATGTGGAATTCCGTAAACGTACCGAGGCACCCGCTCCGGATTTTCCCGGTGTGCACACGCTCGGTGTCGTCGAGTACGGGCCGCGGCCGGCCGGCCCGTCCCTGACCCACCGCGGAGTGGAACTCACCGTGCCCATGGCGGCCGCCGAGGCGGACGGATTCGCCGAGGTCTGGACGACCACCCGGCCCGTCCGGACCGGGTACCACCGGGGCATCCATTACGCGTACGACGGTGAACACCTGTTCTGTGCGGGTCACCTCCCGGCGGCCCGCAGCTACGCCCGGAAGACGGAGGAGGCGTACACCGCCCTGCTGGAGCTGGCCGGCGAGCTGGGCTACCACTCGCTGTTCCGCATGTGGAATTTCATCGGGCGCATCAACGAGGACAACGCGGAGCGGCTGGAGGTCTACCGGGACTTCTGCCTGGGCCGCGCCACGGCCTTCGAGAAATCCCGCTACCCGCTGCGCCGGCTGTCCGCCGCCACGGGAATCGGCGCGCTCGGCGAGGGCATATCCTTCTGCGCGCTCAGCGCGAAGTCGGGTATCTGCACCCCGCTGGAAAACCCCCGGCAGATCGCCGCCTACCATTACCCGCCGAAGTACGGTCCCAAATCGCCCAGCTTCGCCCGCGCGACGCACGTACGGCACACCGCTGCCGCTACCGGCACCGCCGAGGACGCCCCGCCGCCCCAGGACGCCCCGACCCACGACCGCCTGTACGTCTCCGGCACCGCCAGCATCGTCGGCCACGCCTCCGTGCACGCCGGACGGATCGAGGAGCAGGTCCGCACCACGCTCGACAACATCGCGGGCGTCATCGGCGACGCCAACGCGGCCGCCCACGGCCTGGCGCACGGCTACCGGCTGACCGACCTGTACCGGGCCAAGGTCTACGTACGGCACGCCGAACACCTCGACGCCGTACGCCGCCTGTGCGCCGAAGCCTTCGCGCCCGAGGCGGAGATCGCCTACCTCAACGTCGACATCTGCCGTTCGGATCTGCTGGTCGAGATCGAGGGCATCGCCCGGTGA
- a CDS encoding AMP-binding protein — protein MFRTELIAPLPQLLRAHAERAGGKTAFRDARRSVTYAELDRRTARLAGHLARARLQPGDRAAILLGNRVENIESYLAITRAAGVGVPLNPLSAQSELAYFLDDCGARVLITDPAHLDQVRPLQATRPHLRVVVTGPEPPARYGALSFEALCATDPGIPARDDLGLDDVAWMLYTSGTTGLPKGVLSTQRSCLWSVAACYAPVLGLSRDDEVLWPTPLFHSLAHVLCVIGVTAVGATAHVQDGLTGEDVLQELTRRRYTFLAGVPTTYHQLTAAARDLPPRDWGLRRCFVAGAASSPTLHRTFEETFGQRLLDGYGSTETCGLMTVNRPTGARVEGSCGLPVPGLELRLVDPDSGADVAVGAEGEVWVRGPSLFAGYHGHPEATEEALRGGWYHTGDLARRDEAGFHRITGRIKEVIIRGGENIHPTEVENVLRSVPGVADAAVAAAPHELLGEVPVAFLVTGAGPDGPEPRPEDVFAACRQSLAATKVPEELYLVPEVPRTAASGKVMRHRLQNCPARLWAVNAVSHRRVSGVGRRTLRGAEGERSGGLRWAVVGGAATGAYEDFPRAAVERFGGEVRCYPDLAAVAEGCSDYVPEGVVLFPEPVPVSRPESGADHLAAAVREVAALGAQVREWLAGQRDDRARLLVVVREPEAAAAEGSVVAGAALVRAAVRGLMQACRDERVTVLALPPGAPACSPGLLAAALYSGEPEVTWHDGALTVPVAAPVAARPGAAFGPHDALLLTGTDSPLTATLARHLVTAHRVRRLVLVGAKNRVGTKGPAGAKSPAGAAGTDLAALRTELERLGTHVTLILRDASADAESGALNAALKRLERQVTGVLHILPDTTAADASCAPDGDEADELAAEIGMLLALDRFAADAHVQTFVTVDPTEDGAGPVPVAAAALARHRQALGLPALALALPAGGLSKRGLTAAFDLALGRTEAVLAARPPAEEPSGGGGDAAAPRHASGLLNLVVETCAEVLDGPGATAFDPQRAFRDAGLTSRGAVELRNRLATATGLSLASSLAFDHPTPYAVAAHLEARLSGRAAPRTRRTERMPRRRSRSPSSG, from the coding sequence GTGTTCCGGACCGAATTGATCGCGCCGTTGCCGCAATTGCTGCGCGCGCACGCCGAACGGGCGGGCGGCAAGACGGCTTTCCGCGACGCCCGGCGGTCCGTCACCTACGCGGAACTGGACCGGCGCACCGCACGGCTGGCCGGCCATCTGGCGCGGGCCCGCCTCCAGCCGGGCGACCGGGCGGCGATCCTGCTGGGCAACCGCGTGGAGAACATCGAGAGTTACCTGGCGATCACGCGGGCGGCCGGGGTGGGCGTCCCGCTCAACCCGCTCTCCGCGCAGAGCGAGCTGGCGTACTTCCTGGACGACTGCGGGGCCAGGGTCCTCATCACCGACCCCGCCCACCTCGACCAGGTGCGTCCGCTCCAGGCCACCCGCCCCCATCTGCGGGTGGTGGTGACCGGGCCGGAGCCGCCGGCCCGGTACGGCGCCCTGTCGTTCGAGGCCCTGTGCGCCACCGATCCCGGTATCCCGGCACGCGACGACCTCGGGCTGGACGACGTCGCGTGGATGCTCTACACCTCCGGGACCACCGGGCTCCCCAAGGGCGTGCTGTCGACCCAGCGGAGCTGTCTGTGGTCGGTCGCGGCCTGCTATGCCCCGGTCCTCGGTCTCTCCCGGGACGACGAGGTGCTGTGGCCCACTCCCCTGTTCCACAGTCTGGCCCATGTGCTGTGCGTCATCGGCGTCACCGCCGTCGGCGCCACGGCCCATGTCCAGGACGGCCTCACCGGCGAAGACGTCCTCCAGGAGCTGACGCGCCGCCGCTACACCTTCCTCGCCGGAGTGCCCACCACGTACCACCAGCTCACGGCTGCGGCACGGGATCTGCCGCCCCGCGACTGGGGGCTGCGGCGCTGCTTCGTGGCGGGCGCGGCCAGTTCGCCGACGCTGCACCGCACGTTCGAGGAGACGTTCGGGCAGCGGCTGCTCGACGGCTACGGCAGCACCGAGACGTGCGGCCTGATGACCGTGAACCGGCCGACCGGCGCCCGTGTGGAGGGTTCGTGCGGCCTGCCGGTGCCCGGCCTGGAACTGCGGCTGGTCGATCCGGACTCCGGCGCCGACGTGGCAGTGGGCGCGGAGGGCGAGGTGTGGGTGCGCGGTCCGAGCCTGTTCGCCGGGTACCACGGGCATCCGGAGGCGACCGAGGAGGCGCTGCGCGGCGGCTGGTACCACACGGGCGATCTCGCCCGCCGGGACGAGGCCGGGTTCCACCGCATCACCGGACGGATCAAGGAAGTGATCATCCGGGGTGGCGAGAACATCCACCCGACCGAGGTGGAGAACGTGCTGCGCTCCGTCCCGGGGGTGGCCGACGCCGCGGTGGCCGCCGCGCCGCACGAGCTGCTGGGCGAGGTTCCGGTGGCGTTCCTGGTGACGGGCGCGGGGCCGGACGGTCCGGAGCCGCGCCCGGAGGACGTCTTCGCGGCGTGCCGGCAGAGCCTCGCGGCGACCAAGGTGCCCGAGGAGCTGTACCTCGTCCCCGAGGTGCCGCGTACCGCCGCGTCGGGCAAGGTCATGCGGCACCGGCTGCAGAACTGCCCGGCCCGGCTGTGGGCCGTCAACGCAGTGAGTCACCGCCGGGTGTCCGGCGTGGGGCGGCGGACGCTGCGCGGGGCGGAGGGCGAGCGGTCGGGCGGGCTGCGGTGGGCCGTGGTGGGCGGGGCGGCGACGGGCGCGTACGAGGACTTCCCGCGGGCCGCGGTGGAGCGGTTCGGTGGAGAGGTGCGCTGCTACCCGGACCTGGCGGCGGTGGCCGAGGGCTGCAGCGACTACGTACCGGAGGGCGTCGTGCTCTTCCCCGAGCCTGTCCCCGTCAGCAGGCCGGAGAGCGGCGCGGATCACCTCGCTGCTGCCGTACGGGAGGTCGCGGCGCTCGGTGCACAGGTACGGGAGTGGCTGGCCGGTCAACGCGACGACAGGGCACGGTTGTTGGTGGTGGTCCGGGAGCCGGAAGCGGCAGCGGCGGAGGGCTCGGTTGTGGCCGGGGCGGCGCTCGTACGGGCTGCCGTGCGCGGGCTGATGCAGGCGTGCCGGGACGAGCGGGTCACCGTCCTCGCGCTGCCCCCGGGCGCGCCCGCCTGCTCCCCGGGTCTGCTGGCGGCGGCCTTGTATTCGGGCGAGCCGGAGGTGACGTGGCACGACGGCGCGCTGACGGTCCCTGTAGCGGCGCCCGTCGCCGCCCGGCCCGGCGCGGCCTTCGGCCCGCACGACGCCCTGCTGCTGACGGGCACCGACTCGCCGCTGACAGCCACGCTCGCCCGCCACCTGGTCACGGCCCATCGGGTCCGCCGTCTCGTACTCGTCGGGGCGAAGAACCGGGTGGGGACGAAGGGCCCGGCGGGTGCGAAGAGCCCGGCGGGAGCCGCAGGAACGGACCTCGCCGCGCTGCGTACGGAACTGGAACGCCTCGGGACGCACGTGACGCTGATCCTTCGCGACGCGTCGGCGGACGCGGAGAGCGGGGCCCTCAACGCCGCGTTGAAGCGCCTGGAGCGACAGGTGACCGGCGTGCTCCACATCCTTCCGGACACCACCGCCGCCGACGCTTCGTGCGCCCCGGACGGCGACGAGGCCGACGAACTGGCCGCAGAAATCGGTATGTTGCTGGCGCTGGACCGCTTCGCCGCCGACGCGCACGTGCAGACGTTCGTGACCGTCGACCCGACGGAAGACGGCGCCGGCCCCGTACCGGTGGCTGCCGCCGCCCTGGCCCGGCACCGGCAGGCGCTCGGGCTGCCCGCACTCGCCCTCGCCCTGCCGGCCGGCGGCCTGTCGAAGCGCGGGCTCACCGCGGCGTTCGACCTGGCCCTCGGCCGTACGGAAGCAGTCCTGGCCGCCCGTCCGCCCGCCGAAGAGCCGTCGGGCGGGGGCGGGGACGCGGCGGCGCCGCGCCATGCGAGCGGCCTGCTGAATCTCGTGGTGGAGACGTGCGCGGAGGTGCTGGACGGCCCCGGCGCCACGGCATTCGACCCGCAGCGGGCCTTCCGCGACGCCGGACTGACGTCGCGGGGCGCCGTCGAACTGCGCAACCGCCTGGCCACCGCCACCGGACTCAGCCTGGCCTCGTCGCTGGCCTTCGACCACCCGACCCCGTACGCCGTGGCCGCACACC